The DNA sequence AAAAGCGGGGGGGCGCCATCGCGGGCGTGGTGCTCTGTTCCATCGCCGTGGTCCTGGGGGTGATCCGGCTGATCCTGGGAGGCGGCATCCTCTAACCCGCGATCGCGGCCAGGTCCTCCTCCACGCTCCTGATCTGGAAAATGTCGTATTTGGCCATGAACCGCTTCCCCGATTCGGTCTGCAGGAAGGCGGGGAGGGTCGGCCCGATACGGATGCCGCGCACCCCCAGGGCCGCCAGCGCCAGGATGATGCCCACCGCTTTCTGGTCGTACCAGGCGATGTCCAGGGCAAGCGGGAGGTCGTTGATGTCGCCGGCCCCGGTGGCCTCCTTGAGGGCGAGCGCGATCCGCACCAGGCTGTAACAGTCGTTGCACTGCCCGGCGTCGAGCACCCGCGGGATGCCGTCGACGGTCCCCAGGTCCAGCTTGATGAAACGGTACTTGGCGCACCCGGCCGAGAGGATGACGGTGTCGGGCGGCAGGGCGCGCGCCAGGCGGGTGTAGTAGACGCGCCTCGGGTCGCGCCCGTCGCACCCCCCCATGACGACGAATTTCCGGATCTTCCCCGCCCGGACGGCCTCGACGATTTCACCCATGAGGGGCGCCACGGCGCGGTGGGAAAACCCGGCGGTGACCTCTCCCTCGTCGATCGGTTCGGGGGGCGGGCAGTTGCGGGCCAGTTCGACCAGGCGTGAAAAGTCCTTGGGCCCTTCCCCGGCGGGGTCCCCGATGTGGGGGACGCCGGGATAGCCGGCCACCCCGGTGGTGAAGATCCTGTCCTTGTAGGCGGGCGCCACGGGAACGATGCAGTTGGTGGTCACCAGGATCGGTCCCCGGAAGCTCGCGAACTCCAGGTCCTGCATCCACCAGGCGTTGCCGTAATTCCCCACCAGGTGGCCGAATTTCCTCAAGCGGGGATACTGGTGCGCCGCCCACATCTCGCTGTGGGTGTAGACGTCCACCCCCGTC is a window from the Acidobacteriota bacterium genome containing:
- the hcp gene encoding hydroxylamine reductase, which gives rise to MHMFCYQCQETSMERGCAYFGACGKSDETANLQDLLIHLLRGVAFWAERAGEGGKREAGLFISESLFMTVTNTNFDPDRFVARIREGISLRARLRAASPAPDVEAPEASAPDPAVWEPEDEDAIRRKSLSVDIRSIKDADLRSLQELSVYGLKGAGAYAFHAAALGHYDDALLDSMIRALAAMNFPRTESELEEAAVETGRIMIAAMALLDQAHAAVYGTPEIVRVPLGVRKNPGILVTGHDLRDLEELLEQTEGTGVDVYTHSEMWAAHQYPRLRKFGHLVGNYGNAWWMQDLEFASFRGPILVTTNCIVPVAPAYKDRIFTTGVAGYPGVPHIGDPAGEGPKDFSRLVELARNCPPPEPIDEGEVTAGFSHRAVAPLMGEIVEAVRAGKIRKFVVMGGCDGRDPRRVYYTRLARALPPDTVILSAGCAKYRFIKLDLGTVDGIPRVLDAGQCNDCYSLVRIALALKEATGAGDINDLPLALDIAWYDQKAVGIILALAALGVRGIRIGPTLPAFLQTESGKRFMAKYDIFQIRSVEEDLAAIAG